Below is a window of Aphanothece sacrum FPU1 DNA.
CCCTAACCCTATCGTCTTTTCGTATAAGTTATCGTACCGTTTCCAAGGTCTTAAACCCGCGAGCCATCGATAGAAAATAGGCACAGTATAACCGCTACGACGGATAGCTTGATGGCTAATTTCTGGGAATTGCCATGATAAATCTTGACGCATTCGATTGATAATCGGATTTTGTACCCGATTAAGATGCTCAAGTCTTAAACTTAATTCCCTAACTCGTTGAGTGACTTTATCTCGAATGATCAAGAATTTTTTAGGACGATCAATGTTACTTAATCCATAATGCGCGAGGGCAAAACTATCTGTCTCATCTTCCTTATCGGGTAAACCCAGATGATCTCGATGAGTCGCTAGGGCATTATGTCCTATAAGTCTAACCTCAATGCCGTGATCAATCAAAACCGTTGACCATATTTTAGAGTAATTAACTCCTGTAGGTTCTAAGACCGCGATATCTGGCTTGAGTGCGAGTAACGCTTTAACATCGGAGGAATTAGCCTCAAAATGATGATAAAGACTTCGATCTATATAAAATTGTCTAGGTTCGTTCGGCAGCACGTCAAGTAGACAACAGACTGCCGTTCCGTTGCCGATGTCCATACCAACGACTCTCATAGTTTTAATCAGGTGATAGTGAATTTTCCAAACACCCCAAACCAAAAGCCGATGAATCACCCAAAAGCCCGAACAAAAAGTGAGCCTATTTCCCTGTTACAGCCGTTTTAGCTCAAGCATGACTCAAGCTAACTGATTTGAGCATTCCGTTAAAACTGTCCGAGCCGACGAAGATGTAAAAGCCGAAGCCTGTTTCCTCCTTACAGCCCTAAAACAGTCCTAAACAGAAAGACGGGAAGGTTTGGAAGCTTCCCATGATGTCCCCAAAAGTTAGGGAACATTTCAACTGGTAGCTAACCAGTCTCATCAGATGGGAGAGCGATCGCACTCAACTTTATCAGTAAGTTTGTCCCTAGTGAATTGTTTCAAATTGTAACAATCACTTAGTTAGTAATTACTTATTGTTATTGATGTGAAACTTCATCAATTGTTCAATAACAATTTGACGTTCTTTGTCAGAAAAGATGCGAGGGGAACCATTTCTTAATTTAAGTCGTATAAATTCCCCATCATCGTTAACTTCTGCTATCTCAAAGGTGTTAATCATAGTGAAGCATTCCTTCTCTTTAACTGTGTAAGGAATTAGAACAAATTGAGGTATGGATAGATTAATATCAGTCATTTTGTGTTATCATCAAAATAGGTTTAAACAATTAAACGAAAGGACGTTTGAGTATCCCTCACTGTAACTTGCAAAATTAATTCAGTGAGGGA
It encodes the following:
- a CDS encoding IS110 family transposase, which produces MRVVGMDIGNGTAVCCLLDVLPNEPRQFYIDRSLYHHFEANSSDVKALLALKPDIAVLEPTGVNYSKIWSTVLIDHGIEVRLIGHNALATHRDHLGLPDKEDETDSFALAHYGLSNIDRPKKFLIIRDKVTQRVRELSLRLEHLNRVQNPIINRMRQDLSWQFPEISHQAIRRSGYTVPIFYRWLAGLRPWKRYDNLYEKTIGLGLTDTVRKHAKRLIDLQSEEIEIEQELTELMQHERFKPYLKVLIKFGFGKRQQAILISQIYPFENFLDEDNKPIVVFKPATKRSKNKYTKRYLSRRRFEKMLGVAPTESSSGKKQEKKVRFGSDLCRKTLWQWIFTRVETTKGRRNNDVLKDLYEWMHDPQRKGTPIRLLRLKTASKGVRMLFDHLVLELCT